From the Blastocatellia bacterium genome, one window contains:
- the greA gene encoding transcription elongation factor GreA, whose translation MPEEIKRKIQEELRQLEAELRTEIPQELKKAVAMGDLSENAEYEAARNRQDYVRARIANLRKRLADLSMIDMSRLPTDRAAYGSTLVLYDLDSSEEVTYKLVMAEDSDFAQNKISTTSPIGRGLMGKREGDEAEITTPSGRRRFEVVRLTTIHDEG comes from the coding sequence ATGCCGGAAGAAATTAAACGCAAGATTCAAGAAGAGCTTCGCCAGCTAGAGGCAGAGTTGCGGACAGAGATCCCGCAGGAGCTGAAGAAAGCCGTCGCCATGGGCGACCTGTCGGAGAATGCCGAATACGAGGCGGCGCGCAACCGCCAGGATTACGTGCGCGCCCGCATTGCCAACTTGCGCAAGCGGCTGGCCGATCTGTCAATGATCGACATGTCGCGGCTGCCGACGGATCGCGCCGCTTATGGCTCGACGCTCGTCCTCTACGACCTCGACAGCAGCGAAGAGGTGACCTATAAGCTGGTGATGGCCGAAGATTCGGACTTTGCGCAGAATAAGATTTCGACCACTTCGCCGATTGGGCGCGGCCTGATGGGCAAGCGCGAAGGCGACGAGGCAGAGATCACGACGCCGAGCGGCAGGCGGCGCTTTGAGGTCGTTCGCCTGACGACGATCCATGACGAAGGGTGA
- a CDS encoding RDD family protein: MQKFCPYCGKPLTERSKFCPSCGKATPAREAPAAVAVNERAAQPANVPPAERPRPRPVVVGATGRADGQRRRVAPPTYAFIGSLETAGFGLRYGAWMFDFLISLIAIMVFTFVITAVSKQSVVGSNKDLLIVAGLTLLLFVLNFVVLAGITGQTAGMRILGIYIVRESGKPFTIKQAALRHLLGYPLSMAVFFLGFLWMLWDPRQQGWHDKLARTIVVMSK, from the coding sequence ATGCAGAAATTCTGTCCATACTGTGGCAAGCCCCTGACCGAGCGGTCAAAATTCTGCCCTTCGTGCGGCAAGGCGACACCGGCGCGGGAAGCGCCTGCCGCGGTTGCGGTCAACGAGCGCGCCGCCCAACCCGCAAACGTGCCGCCTGCCGAGCGCCCGCGCCCGCGACCCGTCGTCGTCGGGGCGACGGGCCGCGCCGACGGTCAGCGCCGCAGGGTTGCGCCGCCGACTTATGCCTTCATCGGCTCGCTTGAGACTGCCGGGTTTGGCCTGCGCTACGGCGCCTGGATGTTCGATTTTCTGATCTCGCTCATCGCCATCATGGTCTTTACCTTCGTCATCACGGCGGTGAGCAAACAATCGGTCGTCGGCTCGAACAAGGACTTGCTGATTGTCGCCGGGCTGACGCTGTTGTTGTTCGTTTTAAATTTCGTCGTGCTGGCCGGGATCACCGGACAGACCGCCGGCATGCGCATTCTCGGCATCTATATCGTGCGCGAGAGTGGCAAACCGTTCACCATTAAACAGGCGGCGCTGCGTCACTTGCTCGGCTACCCGCTATCGATGGCGGTCTTCTTTCTCGGCTTCCTCTGGATGCTTTGGGACCCGCGCCAGCAGGGCTGGCACGACAAGCTGGCGCGCACCATCGTCGTGATGTCTAAATGA
- a CDS encoding protein kinase, which translates to MPDSKKPKHAATHQLEPGTLLLDRYLIVQRVGGGGMGSVYQAKDKRLADRLCAVKEMIEMFADQNQRAKAVEDFKREAEVLAQLDHPSIPTVFDYFIEGGRYYLVMRWIGGGDLAEQMRVRHGIVEEAAVTKWAIQICDVMHYIHSQKPPIIYRDLKPANLMIDDKSGRVMLVDFGIARVVRPTEKGVTAIGTMGYAPPELFAGKVEPRSDIYSLGATMFHMLTGSDPQDNPLLIFDFSKNPRPRQINPNISPEMENLLMRAVAHKPEDRHASALDFMRSLEEHSTHLESRPRPEARASNNYARSSNPAAVAPPIIQREVRPNHSTPASAASGGAASAAGQDWVFCGHCGEKIGAEDVYCAHCGNRQPAADGAAGGTGLTAEPRVTAQLVVVSTGDMVKPFSFLINKESVLIGRTDPHTGIFPEIDLTMHDPETKVSRRHARIYRAGEQFMIEDLGSVNGTIVNSSGGSIRLNVKQPRVLTPEDELRLGGTVLKFTLS; encoded by the coding sequence ATGCCTGATTCTAAAAAACCCAAGCATGCGGCGACGCATCAACTAGAGCCGGGCACCCTCCTGCTCGACCGTTACCTTATCGTCCAGCGCGTCGGCGGCGGCGGCATGGGATCGGTCTATCAGGCGAAAGACAAGCGCCTCGCCGACCGCCTCTGCGCCGTCAAAGAGATGATCGAGATGTTTGCCGATCAGAACCAGCGCGCCAAGGCCGTCGAAGATTTCAAGCGCGAGGCCGAAGTCCTGGCGCAGCTCGATCACCCGTCAATCCCGACCGTCTTTGATTACTTCATCGAAGGCGGGCGCTACTACCTGGTGATGCGCTGGATCGGCGGCGGCGACCTCGCCGAGCAGATGCGCGTGCGTCACGGCATCGTCGAAGAGGCGGCGGTCACCAAATGGGCAATCCAGATCTGTGACGTGATGCACTACATCCACTCGCAGAAGCCGCCCATCATCTACCGCGATTTGAAGCCGGCCAACCTCATGATCGACGACAAGTCGGGCCGCGTCATGCTGGTAGACTTTGGCATCGCCCGCGTCGTCCGGCCGACGGAAAAAGGCGTCACCGCCATCGGCACGATGGGCTATGCGCCGCCGGAGCTGTTTGCCGGCAAAGTCGAGCCGCGCTCGGACATCTACAGCCTCGGCGCGACCATGTTTCATATGCTGACGGGCTCGGACCCGCAGGACAATCCGCTGTTGATCTTCGACTTCAGCAAGAACCCGCGCCCGCGCCAGATCAACCCGAACATCTCGCCGGAGATGGAGAACCTATTGATGCGCGCCGTGGCGCACAAGCCCGAAGACCGCCATGCCTCGGCGCTCGACTTCATGCGCTCGCTTGAAGAGCACAGCACGCACCTCGAAAGCCGCCCGCGACCCGAGGCGCGCGCGTCGAACAACTATGCGCGTTCGTCGAACCCTGCCGCCGTCGCGCCGCCCATCATCCAGCGCGAAGTGAGGCCGAACCATTCGACGCCGGCCTCGGCGGCCTCTGGCGGCGCGGCCTCGGCAGCCGGCCAGGATTGGGTCTTCTGCGGCCACTGCGGCGAAAAGATCGGCGCCGAAGACGTCTATTGCGCGCACTGCGGCAACCGTCAGCCGGCGGCGGATGGCGCCGCCGGCGGCACCGGGTTGACCGCCGAGCCGCGCGTCACCGCTCAACTCGTCGTCGTCAGCACCGGCGACATGGTCAAGCCCTTCTCCTTTCTCATCAACAAAGAAAGCGTGTTGATCGGACGCACAGACCCGCACACCGGCATCTTCCCTGAAATCGACCTCACGATGCATGACCCCGAGACCAAGGTGTCCCGCCGCCACGCGCGCATCTACCGCGCCGGCGAGCAGTTTATGATCGAGGACCTGGGCTCGGTCAATGGCACCATCGTCAACTCCAGCGGCGGCTCGATTCGCCTCAACGTCAAGCAACCTCGGGTGCTGACGCCGGAAGACGAACTGCGGCTCGGCGGAACCGTTTTGAAATTCACGCTCAGCTAA
- the accC gene encoding acetyl-CoA carboxylase biotin carboxylase subunit, whose protein sequence is MFKKLLIANRGEIAVRIARGCREMGISPVAVYSDADRAALHVRVADQAIHIGPPPSAESYLRIDKIIDAARRAGAEAIHPGYGFLSENAEFARAVEDAGLVLIGPPASAMQLMGSKTSARQAARAAGATVVPGTTEALGSVEEALATAEAIGYPVMLKAAAGGGGRGMRLVRSREEMAGALERAQSEAAASFKDSAVYVEKFIERPRHIEIQLIGDRFGNMVYLGERECSLQRRHQKVVEECPSPVVDEDLRRRMGEAAVEIARRAGYYNAGTIEFLVDPQRNFYFLEMNTRLQVEHPVTELVTGRDLVHEQIRVAAGEKLSFSQNDIVMRGAAIECRVYAEDPRNNFLPSPGRITRMTTPAGPGVRYDSGSYAGWEVPIYYDPLLAKLCVWAETRAAAIARLARVLDEYAVEGIQTTLPFFRAVVNDDQFRRGDFDTGFIDRFLKDRASEQTRADDEPARRLEDLAGIAAILEARASAARIEAPGRHATESRWKLYGRLNQRR, encoded by the coding sequence ATGTTTAAGAAGCTGCTGATCGCCAACCGCGGGGAGATCGCCGTGCGCATCGCGCGCGGTTGCCGCGAGATGGGCATCTCGCCCGTAGCGGTCTACTCGGACGCCGACCGCGCGGCGCTCCATGTCCGCGTCGCCGACCAGGCCATCCACATCGGCCCGCCGCCTTCCGCCGAAAGTTACCTGCGCATAGACAAGATCATTGACGCGGCGCGCCGCGCCGGGGCCGAAGCGATTCACCCCGGCTATGGCTTCCTTTCCGAGAATGCCGAATTCGCGCGCGCCGTCGAAGACGCCGGCCTTGTGCTGATCGGGCCGCCGGCCTCGGCCATGCAGTTGATGGGATCAAAGACCAGCGCTCGACAGGCAGCCCGCGCCGCCGGCGCTACGGTCGTCCCCGGCACCACCGAAGCGCTCGGCTCGGTCGAAGAAGCGCTGGCGACCGCCGAAGCGATTGGCTACCCGGTGATGCTCAAAGCGGCGGCGGGCGGCGGCGGGCGCGGCATGCGCTTGGTGCGCTCGCGCGAAGAGATGGCCGGCGCCCTTGAGCGAGCCCAATCGGAAGCCGCCGCCAGCTTCAAAGACTCTGCGGTCTACGTCGAAAAATTCATCGAGCGCCCGCGCCACATCGAGATTCAATTGATCGGCGACCGCTTTGGCAACATGGTTTACCTCGGCGAGCGCGAATGCTCGTTGCAGCGGCGGCATCAGAAGGTGGTCGAAGAATGCCCTTCGCCGGTTGTTGACGAAGACTTGCGCCGGCGCATGGGCGAAGCGGCGGTCGAGATCGCTCGCCGCGCCGGTTATTACAACGCCGGCACCATCGAGTTTCTGGTTGATCCGCAGCGCAACTTCTACTTCCTCGAAATGAACACGCGCTTGCAGGTCGAGCATCCGGTGACCGAGTTGGTGACGGGCCGCGACCTGGTTCACGAGCAGATCCGCGTCGCGGCAGGCGAAAAGTTATCTTTCTCACAAAATGACATCGTGATGCGCGGCGCCGCTATCGAGTGCCGCGTCTATGCCGAAGACCCGCGGAACAACTTTCTGCCGAGCCCCGGTCGCATCACCCGGATGACGACGCCCGCCGGCCCCGGCGTGCGCTATGACAGCGGCAGCTACGCCGGATGGGAAGTGCCGATCTATTACGACCCGCTGCTGGCGAAGCTCTGCGTCTGGGCCGAAACGCGAGCGGCGGCAATCGCGCGGCTGGCGCGGGTGCTCGACGAGTACGCGGTCGAAGGCATCCAGACGACGCTTCCCTTCTTTCGCGCTGTGGTCAATGACGACCAGTTCCGGCGCGGCGATTTTGACACAGGCTTTATTGACCGCTTCCTGAAAGATAGGGCTAGCGAACAGACGCGGGCCGACGACGAGCCAGCGCGACGGCTCGAAGACCTCGCCGGCATTGCCGCCATTCTCGAAGCGCGGGCCAGTGCGGCGCGGATCGAAGCGCCAGGGCGACACGCGACCGAGAGCCGCTGGAAGCTCTACGGCAGGCTGAATCAGCGACGATGA
- a CDS encoding FHA domain-containing protein: MIRCNNCGTNNLDGSDYCDECGMKLDLVPQSRGRQAFFQPPSAVASEPPPPNTNEGPPIAPPSFTTSTSIPKPAMPARERRNEPRRADAPPSGNHAGRRPSATDERAAYNPNAPAAPYAPPPPEPPRAAGQTYALTSRGRTDEMLPDGNNSALMDNPRVTARLLIERGGRVGREFAITGIETNIGRWDADSGIFPDIDLDEDDPEAKISRRHARIINHNGQYFIEDLGSTNGTFVNRGRRLLPGKRQMLQNGDEIIVGKTFLKFQVLR, from the coding sequence ATGATCAGGTGCAACAACTGTGGGACGAACAATCTTGACGGGAGCGACTACTGCGATGAGTGCGGCATGAAGCTCGACCTCGTCCCGCAGTCACGCGGACGGCAAGCTTTCTTCCAGCCGCCGAGCGCCGTCGCTAGCGAACCGCCGCCGCCCAACACCAACGAAGGGCCGCCGATTGCGCCGCCGTCGTTTACCACCTCGACGAGCATTCCCAAGCCGGCCATGCCGGCACGCGAGCGCCGCAACGAGCCGCGCCGCGCCGACGCGCCGCCTTCGGGCAATCACGCGGGCCGCCGCCCAAGCGCCACCGACGAGCGCGCCGCTTATAATCCGAACGCCCCCGCCGCGCCCTACGCGCCGCCGCCGCCTGAGCCGCCGCGCGCCGCCGGCCAGACCTACGCGCTGACCTCGCGCGGGCGCACGGACGAGATGCTCCCCGACGGCAACAACTCGGCGTTGATGGATAACCCGCGCGTGACGGCGCGGCTGCTGATCGAGCGCGGCGGGCGCGTCGGGCGCGAATTCGCCATCACCGGGATTGAGACCAACATCGGGCGCTGGGACGCCGACAGCGGCATCTTCCCCGACATCGATCTGGACGAAGACGACCCGGAAGCAAAAATCTCGCGCCGCCATGCGCGCATCATCAATCACAACGGGCAATACTTCATCGAAGACCTGGGCTCGACCAACGGCACCTTTGTTAATCGCGGTCGGCGGCTGCTCCCCGGCAAGCGGCAGATGTTACAAAACGGCGATGAGATCATCGTCGGCAAGACGTTCTTGAAGTTTCAAGTGCTCAGATAA
- a CDS encoding biotin/lipoyl-containing protein produces MKYETEINGRQMTVELEERDGHVTATVGERRYEIDVVRPEDGAYLLFTDDDVYEARVWAEGGGLRVRLRDRTFQAQVIDRKHRRAVADHGVEGQQQLTAPMPGKVVRVLCTAGDEVAAGQGVIVVEAMKMQNEIKSPKAGRVTEVRVSEGATVTANQVLAIVE; encoded by the coding sequence ATGAAGTACGAAACCGAAATCAATGGCCGGCAGATGACGGTCGAGCTTGAAGAGCGCGACGGCCATGTGACGGCGACCGTCGGCGAGCGCCGCTACGAGATCGATGTCGTGCGCCCCGAAGACGGGGCGTACCTGCTGTTCACGGATGACGACGTATACGAGGCGCGTGTCTGGGCCGAGGGCGGCGGCCTGCGCGTCCGGCTGCGCGACCGCACTTTTCAAGCGCAGGTCATTGACCGCAAGCATCGGCGCGCGGTGGCAGATCATGGCGTCGAAGGCCAGCAGCAGCTCACCGCGCCGATGCCGGGCAAGGTAGTGCGCGTGCTATGCACCGCCGGCGATGAAGTGGCCGCCGGCCAGGGCGTCATCGTCGTCGAAGCCATGAAGATGCAGAACGAAATCAAATCGCCCAAGGCCGGGCGCGTCACCGAGGTGCGCGTCAGCGAAGGCGCAACCGTGACCGCCAATCAAGTGCTCGCCATCGTGGAATAG
- a CDS encoding CDP-alcohol phosphatidyltransferase family protein, which yields MISEAIGAGGKRVIDAMVRGLARSRINPNVLTFLGLLMNIGCGVLFGYGMFFKAGLLMILANIFDMFDGQVARLRGRVTRFGAFFDSVIDRYSDIIVFVGIMVYYARPAGGHSTLLVTLTGLALVGSVMISYSRARAESLDIACKVGFLERPERVVLLIIASLTEVGPATSPFLHKMPQVLWVLAVLSHWTVVHRIYHTWRELRETDRAAVKAAQAKLEADSLVSADYSVQN from the coding sequence ATGATCAGCGAAGCCATCGGAGCAGGCGGCAAACGAGTGATTGACGCGATGGTGCGCGGGCTGGCGCGCAGCCGCATCAACCCCAACGTGCTGACCTTCCTCGGCCTGTTGATGAATATCGGCTGCGGCGTGCTATTCGGCTACGGGATGTTTTTCAAGGCGGGATTATTGATGATCCTCGCCAACATCTTTGACATGTTCGATGGCCAGGTGGCGCGGCTGCGCGGGCGGGTGACACGCTTCGGCGCGTTCTTCGATTCGGTGATTGATCGGTACTCTGACATCATCGTTTTCGTCGGCATCATGGTCTATTACGCGCGCCCGGCGGGCGGCCACTCGACGCTGCTGGTGACGCTGACCGGGCTGGCGCTGGTCGGCTCGGTGATGATCAGCTATTCGCGGGCGCGCGCCGAATCGCTCGACATCGCCTGCAAGGTCGGTTTTCTTGAGCGGCCCGAGCGCGTCGTACTGTTGATCATCGCCTCGCTCACGGAAGTCGGCCCGGCCACCAGCCCCTTCCTGCACAAGATGCCGCAGGTGCTGTGGGTGCTGGCGGTGCTGTCGCACTGGACGGTGGTGCATCGCATTTATCACACGTGGCGGGAACTGCGCGAAACCGACCGCGCCGCCGTCAAAGCGGCCCAGGCCAAGCTCGAAGCCGACAGCCTGGTGAGCGCCGATTATTCAGTACAGAATTGA
- a CDS encoding SpoIIE family protein phosphatase — MSTFIIRPKDFEPSSVKLDRMKLTIGRSSRNDICISDPFASRLHAELRREGDHVLLVDNGSANGTFLNGQRVSGTVRLEPGDLIRIGETEIEFKTEEQDMMSGATVFLSGPVGALPADTITSPIASRSTSDLLSSIKSGQIAEDIRPRANMHTQLTPEAATQGRDLLSIVSQVGIALLPRTTLEDTLKLTVDLVFQAIPAERGFLFLKEAGDIVCKIARGAHAAALPTASQVQISRSITSKVIGEGASVLTSDAMHDPRFQAQQSVVLSQIRSVMAVPLASGEEIFGMIYVDNPFHNRFREEDLKVLTTIASVASIKIEHERLIEERMEKRRMEEELKVASEIQMRLQPVAPPKIDGWDMTGVSFPCREIGGDYYDFIQCKNDPCLTVAVGDVSGKGTGAALLMSSLHAAVRAQAQTRRSISEVMAEINEYIFENSPSNKFLTLFYGTINPETGELKYSNGGHNPPMLVRATGEVLRLDKGGLPIGMMKGMAYQEDSVGFNLGDVLVIYSDGITESVNEQDEEFEEDRLIEVVRHNLNRSASGIRDRIDEALSRFVGTMAPVDDMTLMIIKRNA, encoded by the coding sequence ATGTCTACCTTTATCATCCGCCCCAAAGATTTCGAGCCGTCGTCGGTCAAGCTCGACCGCATGAAGCTGACCATCGGGCGCTCGTCGCGCAACGATATCTGCATCAGCGATCCGTTCGCCTCGCGCCTGCACGCCGAATTGCGCCGCGAAGGCGATCACGTCCTGCTGGTTGACAACGGCAGCGCCAACGGCACCTTCCTCAACGGCCAGCGCGTCAGCGGCACCGTGCGCCTTGAGCCCGGCGACTTGATCCGCATCGGCGAGACCGAGATCGAGTTCAAGACCGAAGAGCAGGACATGATGTCGGGGGCGACCGTCTTTTTATCCGGCCCGGTCGGGGCGCTGCCTGCCGACACTATCACCTCGCCCATCGCCTCGCGCTCGACCAGCGATTTGCTCTCATCGATCAAGTCGGGGCAGATCGCCGAAGACATCCGCCCGCGCGCCAACATGCACACGCAACTGACGCCTGAAGCCGCCACACAGGGGCGTGACCTGCTGAGCATCGTCTCGCAGGTCGGCATCGCTTTGCTGCCGCGCACCACGCTCGAAGACACCTTGAAGCTGACCGTCGACCTGGTCTTTCAGGCGATTCCGGCAGAGCGCGGCTTCCTGTTCTTGAAAGAGGCGGGCGACATCGTCTGCAAGATTGCGCGGGGCGCGCATGCCGCCGCCTTGCCGACCGCTTCGCAGGTGCAGATCAGCCGCTCGATCACCAGCAAGGTGATCGGCGAAGGCGCCTCGGTGCTGACTTCGGACGCCATGCACGACCCGCGCTTTCAGGCCCAGCAATCGGTGGTGCTGTCGCAGATTCGCTCGGTGATGGCGGTGCCGCTGGCGTCGGGCGAAGAGATTTTCGGCATGATCTATGTCGACAATCCCTTCCACAACCGCTTCCGCGAAGAAGACCTCAAGGTGCTGACGACGATTGCCTCGGTCGCTTCGATCAAGATCGAGCACGAGCGCCTGATCGAAGAGCGCATGGAGAAGCGGCGCATGGAAGAAGAGTTGAAGGTCGCTTCCGAGATCCAGATGCGCTTGCAGCCGGTCGCGCCGCCGAAGATTGATGGCTGGGACATGACCGGCGTGTCGTTCCCGTGCCGCGAGATCGGCGGCGATTATTACGATTTCATCCAGTGCAAAAACGATCCGTGTCTGACCGTCGCCGTCGGCGACGTATCGGGCAAAGGCACCGGCGCGGCGCTCTTGATGTCGTCGCTGCATGCGGCGGTGCGGGCGCAGGCGCAGACGCGGCGCTCGATCAGCGAGGTGATGGCCGAGATCAACGAATACATCTTCGAGAACTCGCCGTCGAATAAATTCCTGACCCTGTTTTATGGCACGATCAACCCGGAGACCGGCGAGCTGAAGTATTCCAACGGCGGCCACAACCCGCCGATGCTGGTGCGCGCCACCGGCGAAGTGCTGCGCCTCGACAAAGGCGGGTTGCCAATCGGCATGATGAAGGGCATGGCGTATCAGGAAGACTCGGTCGGCTTTAATCTCGGCGACGTGCTGGTGATCTACAGCGACGGCATCACCGAGTCGGTGAATGAACAGGACGAAGAGTTCGAAGAAGATCGCTTGATCGAAGTCGTGCGCCACAACCTGAACCGCTCGGCCTCAGGCATTCGCGACCGCATTGATGAAGCCCTGTCGCGTTTCGTCGGCACGATGGCGCCGGTAGATGACATGACGCTGATGATCATCAAGCGCAACGCCTGA
- a CDS encoding type II secretion system protein GspG yields the protein MRSNSTVRAQAAAPLMMCPCCGDDIRIGAEVCPCGARFVGVPLDETPARIRHYGPAMTALLLLALAIALTAVLTKWLAPLALLPAWLAMRALRLEKRDPASYGGRRVAAVTLGLALVGMVGMATYGVSAIPRALDNYRVRRVAATEAAMHHVAAILEDYKATTHSYPKNNDELKKVLSEAMPADYWEKPIRYQSYLEALARNDDPRALGKAPIQYSSFELRSAGADGIEGTDDDIIMRDGVFFTSAEIKKLPAAHTTSDR from the coding sequence GTGAGGTCAAATTCTACGGTTCGAGCGCAGGCAGCCGCGCCGCTCATGATGTGCCCGTGTTGCGGTGATGACATCCGTATCGGGGCCGAAGTGTGCCCCTGCGGGGCGCGCTTTGTCGGCGTGCCGCTCGACGAAACGCCGGCGCGGATTCGCCACTACGGCCCGGCGATGACCGCCTTGTTGCTGCTCGCGCTGGCCATCGCTTTAACCGCCGTCCTGACGAAATGGTTAGCGCCTTTGGCGCTGCTGCCGGCATGGCTTGCGATGCGCGCCTTGCGATTGGAGAAGCGCGACCCGGCAAGTTACGGCGGGCGGCGAGTCGCGGCGGTCACGCTCGGGCTGGCGCTCGTCGGTATGGTCGGCATGGCGACTTATGGCGTTAGCGCCATTCCGCGCGCCCTTGACAATTACCGCGTCCGCCGCGTCGCCGCCACCGAAGCCGCCATGCACCACGTTGCCGCTATTCTCGAAGACTACAAAGCAACAACCCACTCTTATCCGAAGAACAACGACGAGCTGAAGAAAGTTTTAAGCGAGGCGATGCCGGCGGATTACTGGGAGAAGCCGATCCGTTATCAGAGCTATTTAGAGGCGCTGGCAAGAAACGACGATCCGCGCGCGCTGGGCAAAGCGCCGATTCAGTACAGCTCCTTTGAGCTGCGCTCGGCGGGCGCTGATGGCATCGAAGGCACAGACGACGACATCATCATGCGCGACGGCGTCTTCTTCACCAGCGCCGAGATCAAGAAGCTGCCAGCAGCCCACACTACGTCAGATCGCTAA